In the genome of Daucus carota subsp. sativus chromosome 9, DH1 v3.0, whole genome shotgun sequence, the window CTTGTTTGACTATGTATGTCATTTTTAAGAGATGAATGCTTGACTCATTTTCAACCAAGAGAGTTGGTAAATATTAAATGAACATAGTTTATGAATGTGTGTTGTAATAATACTTCATTAGAAAGATGCTACATATAAAAGGTTCATTTTTTCTGTCGCatccaaaaaagaaaagtgaTTGAAATAAAATGGGACAAAGAAAGTATACAAGATGCATAGACCTTTATTATTACAGAAAGgagctatatatataaatatctccTGTCCCATGAGAGTATCCCACACTTGCTTCTCTGGTGATCTCTCCTTAATACAGAGCTTGGCTTCGTAAAAACACAGACAGTAAAGGAAATTACTTTTGTTTGATCGAATGCTACATGCATCAATCAATACAATAAACTTTATTTGCGGTAACATATTACATCAAAGGGCGATGCAGCACTAcaaaaaaacaggacaaaaccgaccgcccaAAACCGACtccttaatttaaaatatactaaCCCAGCAGCTGAAAAGAGCAACCCCTAAATTTACGATGCCGCCGATGACAGGAAGAGTACCATTCATAGGAAGTATTTGAGCTACGAGATTTCCCGTAGTCGGGAGGGAGACGTGGCAACTAGACGGAGGTTCTTTAACTATGGCTTGACATTCGCCACCCTTCAGGAGAAATGGATCAAGGAGTATGCCACGCTGCAGGAGAAATGGAAGGACCGCACATATTAATGAAAATCTATTTGAAACGATGTTGAAATTCCCAGAGGCGTTTGTGGTTGTATTTGCCATAGTTGTATTTCCGCACTTCAACATCACATTCGCGTCTGCATACAAGACCATATAAAGTATATGATAATTTATTACAAATTCTAAGGAAATGAAATAGTTAACATATACTGCCATCATCCCAGCCGGTTGTTTACGTTGACTACTGTTTGCCCGTATTTTGAGTCTCCTATACCTTATAGTTCCATAacgtttttataattttatttgttttttgaataaaagtttaaacatcaaacttttattcag includes:
- the LOC108201836 gene encoding phylloplanin-like; protein product: MADPSSVEAQIIPGLAPPIFPAALPHLLNISGTVFCTPNVTVSDNGTLPPNLQPFPNANVMLKCGNTTMANTTTNASGNFNIVSNRFSLICAVLPFLLQRGILLDPFLLKGGECQAIVKEPPSSCHVSLPTTGNLVAQILPMNGTLPVIGGIVNLGVALFSCWVSIF